In Selenomonas sp. TAMA-11512, a genomic segment contains:
- a CDS encoding class II aldolase/adducin family protein, translating into MTKEEEVVFYAKLLEEKGLVNSLEGNISILDRETGKLYITPSGKRKSLLTPEMIAVMEGDRQIGGNCKYSSEYLLHQAALCARPDCNAAVHTHAPHLTAFAFCNQTVRMHCSTTFGLLFEDIPCLPYGQPGTAAIADGIEDAMANRDLVLLANHGCLTVGPTLEAAVAILEAGEEVMKIYTLAKTIGEVSDIPEEAWERMCNEHAASVRNRHKPAKGG; encoded by the coding sequence ATGACAAAAGAAGAAGAGGTTGTATTTTACGCAAAGCTTCTGGAGGAGAAAGGGCTGGTCAATTCTCTGGAGGGCAATATCTCCATACTTGACCGGGAGACGGGAAAACTCTACATCACGCCTTCGGGCAAGAGGAAATCCCTGCTCACGCCGGAGATGATTGCCGTGATGGAAGGCGATCGACAAATCGGCGGGAACTGTAAGTATTCCAGTGAGTATCTCCTGCATCAGGCGGCGCTCTGTGCTCGTCCTGATTGTAATGCCGCCGTGCATACACATGCGCCGCATCTCACAGCGTTCGCTTTTTGCAATCAAACCGTTCGCATGCATTGTTCGACGACGTTCGGACTCCTGTTCGAGGACATCCCCTGTCTGCCGTACGGACAGCCGGGAACAGCTGCGATCGCAGACGGAATCGAAGACGCGATGGCGAACCGAGATCTCGTGCTCTTGGCAAATCACGGGTGCCTCACGGTGGGGCCGACGCTGGAAGCGGCGGTTGCGATTCTTGAGGCGGGGGAAGAGGTTATGAAGATCTATACTCTGGCGAAAACGATCGGCGAGGTCAGTGATATTCCGGAGGAGGCATGGGAGCGCATGTGTAACGAACATGCGGCAAGTGTGCGAAATCGGCACAAACCTGCAAAGGGAGGATAA
- a CDS encoding PTS sugar transporter subunit IIA → MSERSYIAIEGHARDWEEAIRSCGNELIRNAYVGKDFLTACIDREKKFPTGLPTSIPVAIPHAASDKVFRTAVCVMKLDEPIRFQRMDEPSASVDVKLIFNLAIKGNDAHLDFLQKLIGFVMDEKHLKRCVDLTIKEIPAYLEREIK, encoded by the coding sequence ATGAGTGAAAGATCGTATATTGCCATAGAAGGCCATGCGCGGGATTGGGAAGAAGCGATTCGCTCCTGTGGCAATGAGCTGATCAGAAATGCTTATGTGGGGAAGGATTTTTTAACCGCCTGCATTGACAGAGAGAAAAAATTTCCCACCGGGCTGCCCACGAGCATTCCGGTGGCCATCCCGCATGCCGCTTCGGATAAGGTGTTCAGGACAGCTGTCTGCGTGATGAAATTAGATGAGCCCATTCGGTTTCAGCGAATGGATGAACCTTCTGCATCTGTGGATGTGAAGTTGATTTTTAATCTTGCGATCAAAGGCAATGATGCACATTTGGATTTTTTGCAGAAACTGATTGGCTTTGTGATGGATGAGAAGCATCTCAAAAGATGTGTGGATTTGACAATTAAAGAAATACCGGCTTATTTGGAAAGGGAAATAAAATAA
- a CDS encoding PTS transporter subunit IIC yields the protein MDALMNIVQTILGMGAVVILPIMIFLLGIIFRMQVGAALQAGLMIGIGFQGLLLVIDLLMRCIKPVVEYYQGMGSGFTTVDIGWAALGAASWTVPFAPIVVPLIILANIVLLKAGLTKVMNVDMWNFIHFLIPGSLAYVLFDSVLLGIVVTVGLSVLTLIVSEKVAPYWEKVFGLEGTTCTCLSFITYMWPVAVVVNKIIDHIPGLNKMDLDLNNLQAKIGFFGNPAFIGLLVGILLGVITQQPFTTITMIGMGLASVLLLIPRMVAVMMEGLSPIGTAANEFMQKHVNKDTNIWIGMDVCLGLGHPACIVCTALCIPFTILLAFIIPNMSYFPIGLLTVVCYVSVMNVMASKGNIVRSLICCMVSMLLITWGANLFANEATAMINATQLKVDGLITDGFFGFNLPVIVVCILSRILG from the coding sequence ATGGATGCTTTGATGAACATCGTACAGACAATCCTCGGCATGGGAGCCGTTGTTATTCTTCCGATTATGATCTTTTTGCTGGGCATTATCTTCCGCATGCAGGTGGGAGCTGCACTTCAAGCAGGGCTTATGATCGGTATCGGCTTTCAGGGATTGCTGCTTGTCATTGATTTGCTTATGCGTTGTATCAAACCCGTTGTGGAATACTATCAGGGCATGGGGAGCGGGTTTACAACTGTAGATATTGGCTGGGCCGCTTTGGGGGCCGCCTCTTGGACGGTACCGTTCGCGCCGATCGTTGTCCCTCTCATTATATTGGCGAATATTGTTCTGTTAAAAGCGGGGCTGACGAAAGTCATGAATGTGGATATGTGGAACTTTATTCACTTCCTGATTCCCGGCTCTCTCGCCTATGTCCTGTTTGACAGTGTTCTTCTAGGTATTGTGGTGACGGTCGGACTATCTGTGCTTACATTGATTGTCTCAGAAAAGGTTGCTCCGTATTGGGAAAAAGTATTCGGTCTGGAGGGGACGACGTGCACATGCCTTTCATTCATTACGTATATGTGGCCGGTCGCTGTCGTTGTCAATAAGATCATTGATCATATTCCGGGGCTGAACAAAATGGACCTTGATCTGAATAACTTACAGGCAAAGATAGGCTTCTTTGGCAATCCTGCATTTATCGGATTGCTCGTCGGCATCCTATTGGGCGTTATTACGCAGCAGCCATTTACGACCATTACCATGATCGGTATGGGGCTTGCAAGTGTGCTGCTTCTGATTCCGCGTATGGTGGCAGTCATGATGGAGGGATTGTCTCCCATTGGAACGGCCGCCAACGAGTTTATGCAAAAACATGTCAATAAGGATACGAATATTTGGATTGGTATGGATGTTTGCCTTGGGCTCGGACATCCGGCATGTATTGTATGCACGGCGCTTTGCATTCCGTTCACGATCCTGCTGGCGTTTATCATTCCGAATATGAGTTACTTTCCGATCGGATTGCTGACCGTTGTTTGCTATGTCTCCGTCATGAATGTCATGGCGAGCAAGGGAAATATTGTACGCTCCTTGATTTGCTGCATGGTCAGTATGCTCTTGATTACATGGGGGGCAAATCTTTTTGCCAATGAGGCGACGGCAATGATCAATGCTACACAGCTCAAAGTGGATGGATTGATTACGGATGGATTCTTTGGATTCAATCTTCCCGTTATCGTCGTCTGCATCCTTTCAAGAATTCTTGGATGA
- a CDS encoding PTS sugar transporter subunit IIB: MIKGLIACGSGIATSTVAQGAVKKILEEAGIPAELSKANLTEIPMKQNGVDVIFVTSNYDQPTTKPIIKVFGLISGINKEAIKKQIIETCKKIELAKTGE; this comes from the coding sequence ATGATTAAAGGGTTGATTGCGTGCGGCAGCGGAATTGCCACATCGACAGTTGCGCAAGGAGCTGTAAAGAAAATTTTGGAGGAGGCCGGGATTCCTGCAGAGCTTTCAAAAGCGAATTTGACAGAAATTCCAATGAAACAAAATGGTGTTGATGTGATTTTTGTAACATCAAATTATGATCAGCCAACGACAAAACCAATCATTAAAGTTTTTGGCCTGATTTCCGGAATCAACAAGGAGGCTATAAAAAAGCAAATTATTGAGACTTGTAAAAAAATCGAGTTGGCGAAAACAGGGGAGTGA
- a CDS encoding zinc-binding dehydrogenase has product MQAALMYGPEDIRVEEIPKPPCPEDGLLLKVQSVGICGSDLRNMLMDSRKGNYPHIYGHEIVGVVDEIGVLEREYRVGERLYIYPADHCLHCEPCRSGHSESCGNQGDYTERQGGFADYVTVTAEQIARDSVFRLPEGVSADAASLSEPLSSVYACQENIDIRLGDSVVIIGAGPIGCFHTQLAKMRGAAKVIVVEINDRRLEMTKEFGADALINSAKEDVIARVKELTNGRGADKVISANPSVEAQAQSIFLAKDGGIVVFFGGVAKGKLCTLDTNYVHYHNLWIYGHFGASSIQVQRAFELAISKDFPAEKFITHRLPLREIQKGIDLNRSGEAIKVVLHPNT; this is encoded by the coding sequence ATGCAGGCAGCACTTATGTATGGACCGGAGGATATTCGTGTGGAGGAGATACCGAAGCCGCCATGCCCGGAGGATGGACTTTTGCTCAAAGTACAATCCGTAGGGATCTGCGGCTCGGATCTTCGGAATATGCTCATGGATTCGAGGAAGGGAAACTACCCTCATATCTATGGACATGAGATTGTAGGGGTCGTTGATGAAATCGGAGTTCTTGAACGGGAGTATCGAGTCGGAGAACGGTTGTATATCTATCCGGCAGACCATTGCCTCCACTGTGAACCTTGCCGAAGCGGACACAGTGAAAGCTGCGGAAATCAGGGAGATTATACCGAGCGGCAAGGCGGTTTTGCAGATTATGTGACCGTGACCGCGGAACAGATTGCACGAGATTCTGTTTTCCGACTGCCGGAGGGTGTCAGTGCGGACGCCGCGTCGCTGAGCGAGCCGCTTTCCTCTGTTTACGCTTGCCAGGAGAATATTGACATTCGCTTAGGCGATTCTGTTGTTATCATCGGTGCCGGTCCGATTGGCTGCTTCCATACACAGCTTGCAAAAATGCGCGGAGCGGCAAAGGTAATTGTTGTGGAAATCAATGATCGTCGCTTGGAAATGACGAAAGAGTTCGGTGCGGATGCCCTGATCAACAGCGCGAAGGAGGATGTTATTGCTCGGGTTAAGGAGCTCACGAACGGAAGAGGAGCGGATAAGGTGATTTCTGCAAATCCGTCCGTTGAAGCACAAGCGCAGAGCATATTTCTTGCGAAAGATGGCGGCATTGTTGTCTTTTTCGGTGGAGTGGCAAAGGGAAAACTCTGCACATTGGATACGAACTATGTCCATTATCATAACCTCTGGATCTACGGTCATTTCGGCGCGTCAAGCATACAGGTTCAGAGGGCTTTTGAACTCGCGATTTCCAAAGACTTTCCGGCGGAAAAGTTCATTACGCATAGACTTCCCCTCAGGGAGATACAAAAGGGGATTGATTTAAACCGGAGCGGTGAGGCGATCAAAGTAGTGCTTCATCCCAACACATGA